A portion of the Moraxella ovis genome contains these proteins:
- a CDS encoding ORC-CDC6 family AAA ATPase, which produces MDPDNYQKTPDECCLSFASGIFREYSAKHLVSEYVKQNPKFVDRAIKNQKYIEHLNEESIKLLKEDAVLIVALAAISKHKTFDPDILTRCLNNKLTDPELKSFNEKIDHYLHAGIFKLNLDSMYNNIPIYSGFDRFIYLSADNIRHFLELCYQSLALYFDSVNAIHDGFIDIANMNSIPPTRMHDAAKAVSQKLVKDIGSYAPLGQALNVLTVRLAEIFYILHQDRLSEPEINHFSLDSNAFEGGLERLLNQALCWNVLIDHPNTKEKNSLRKRI; this is translated from the coding sequence ATGGATCCAGACAACTATCAAAAAACTCCTGATGAATGCTGTCTAAGTTTTGCAAGTGGTATATTTAGGGAGTACTCTGCAAAACATCTAGTCTCTGAGTATGTAAAACAAAACCCCAAGTTTGTTGATAGAGCTATAAAAAACCAAAAATATATAGAACACCTCAATGAAGAATCAATAAAGCTTCTAAAGGAGGATGCTGTTTTGATTGTTGCTCTTGCTGCAATATCAAAACATAAAACATTTGATCCTGATATTTTAACCCGTTGTTTAAATAACAAGCTGACCGACCCAGAACTTAAATCCTTCAATGAAAAAATTGATCATTATTTGCATGCGGGAATATTTAAACTGAATTTGGATTCAATGTATAACAATATACCTATATACTCTGGATTTGATAGGTTTATATATTTAAGCGCAGACAATATACGCCATTTTTTGGAATTATGTTATCAATCTTTGGCATTGTACTTTGATTCAGTCAATGCAATACATGACGGCTTCATTGATATTGCCAACATGAATAGCATACCACCTACCCGTATGCATGATGCCGCAAAAGCTGTAAGTCAGAAGCTTGTAAAAGATATTGGTTCGTACGCTCCTCTGGGGCAGGCTTTGAATGTCTTGACTGTAAGACTGGCGGAGATTTTTTACATCTTGCATCAGGATAGGCTGTCAGAGCCTGAAATTAACCATTTTTCGCTAGATAGTAATGCGTTTGAAGGTGGTTTGGAGCGTCTGCTTAATCAGGCATTGTGCTGGAACGTACTCATCGATCATCCCAATACCAAAGAAAAAAACAGTTTAAGGAAACGTATCTAG